From Juglans regia cultivar Chandler chromosome 8, Walnut 2.0, whole genome shotgun sequence, the proteins below share one genomic window:
- the LOC109017678 gene encoding rust resistance kinase Lr10-like isoform X2: protein MDVEESCTIEQMSLTSWPGQISVDPNISCTDIRNVFSYGFELSWYRWGNLPTWVIFLLEQVYTAGPLPISQYNLVGLLIGLLFDWHVAISVLGAPFVIAFLIYKWRRRHLSMYNDVEEFLQSQNNLMPIRYSFSEIKKMTKGFRERLGEGGFGTVFKGTLRSGRLVAVKMLSQSKANGQDFINEVATIGRIHHVNIVQLIGFCVHGSKRALIYEFMPNGSLNKHIFSSEANILNYEKTYDIALGVARGIEYLHQGCDMQILHFDIKPHNILLDENLKPKVSDFGLAKLYPVEDSIVPLTRARGTFGYMAPEMLYKNIGGVSYKADVYSFGMLLMEMVSRRKNLHASTEHLSQIYFPTWIYDQFHDGKNIEIEDATEDERKLCKKMMIVALWCIQLKPSDRPSMMKVIKMLEGDVECLQVPLKPLQPSPKREIKGGRDNSNQASSSI, encoded by the exons ATGGATGTGGAGGAGTCATGCACGATAGAGCAAATGTCTCTGACATCGTGGCCAGGACAAATTTCTGTTGATCCTAATATTTCCTGTACAGACATCCGTAATGTATTCTCATATGGTTTTGAGCTTTCATGGTACCGATGGG GAAATTTACCTACTTGGGTTATTTTCTTGCTAGAACAGGTCTATACTGCAG GACCCCTACCAATCTCACAAT ATAATTTGGTAGGTTTATTAATTGGATTACTGTTCG ATTGGCATGTGGCAATCAGTGTATTAGGTGCTCCATTTGTGATTGcatttttgatatataaatggCGAAGGAGGCACTTATCCATGTACAATGATGTTGAGGAATTTCTGCAAAGCCAAAATAACCTCATGCCAATAAGGTACTCTTTctcagaaattaagaaaatgaccaaAGGTTTTAGGGAAAGATTGGGTGAAGGAGGATTTGGCACAGTATTTAAAGGAACACTTCGAAGTGGACGTCTTGTAGCAGTAAAGATGTTAAGCCAATCCAAAGCAAATGGGCAAGATTTTATCAATGAAGTTGCAACCATTGGAAGGATCCATCATGTGAATATAGTGCAActcattggtttttgtgttcatGGTTCAAAGCGTGCCCTTATATATGAGTTCATGCCCAACGGATCtctaaacaaacacattttttcatcagaGGCAAATATCCTCAACTACGAGAAAACATATGATATTGCTTTAGGAGTGGCTCGCGGGATTGAGTATTTACATCAAGGATGTgacatgcaaattttacattttgacattaagcctcacaacattcttcttgatgaaaatttgaaacccaaagtttcagattttggctTAGCAAAATTGTACCCGGTGGAAGATAGTATCGTTCCTTTGACTCGTGCAAGAGGAACGTTTGGATACATGGCTCCTGAAatgctttacaaaaatattggagGCGTTTCATACAAAGCTGATGTCTATAGCTTTGGAATGCTGTTGATGGAAATGGTGAGCAGAAGAAAGAACTTGCATGCATCTACAGAACATTTAAGCCAAATTTACTTCCCCACTTGGATATATGATCAATTCCATGATGGAAAGAATATAGAAATTGAAGATGCTACTGAAGATGAAAGAAAACTatgtaagaagatgatgatagttGCATTATGGTGCATACAATTGAAGCCTAGCGATCGTCCATCAATGATGAAAGTCATCAAAATGCTTGAAGGAGATGTTGAATGCTTACAAGTTCCTCTCAAGCCTCTCCAACCATCaccaaagagagagataaagggtGGTAGAGATAATTCAAATCAAGCTTCATCATCAATTTAA
- the LOC109017678 gene encoding rust resistance kinase Lr10-like isoform X3: MDVEESCTIEQMSLTSWPGQISVDPNISCTDIRNVFSYGFELSWYRWGNLPTWVIFLLEQVYTAGPLPISQYWHVAISVLGAPFVIAFLIYKWRRRHLSMYNDVEEFLQSQNNLMPIRYSFSEIKKMTKGFRERLGEGGFGTVFKGTLRSGRLVAVKMLSQSKANGQDFINEVATIGRIHHVNIVQLIGFCVHGSKRALIYEFMPNGSLNKHIFSSEANILNYEKTYDIALGVARGIEYLHQGCDMQILHFDIKPHNILLDENLKPKVSDFGLAKLYPVEDSIVPLTRARGTFGYMAPEMLYKNIGGVSYKADVYSFGMLLMEMVSRRKNLHASTEHLSQIYFPTWIYDQFHDGKNIEIEDATEDERKLCKKMMIVALWCIQLKPSDRPSMMKVIKMLEGDVECLQVPLKPLQPSPKREIKGGRDNSNQASSSI, encoded by the exons ATGGATGTGGAGGAGTCATGCACGATAGAGCAAATGTCTCTGACATCGTGGCCAGGACAAATTTCTGTTGATCCTAATATTTCCTGTACAGACATCCGTAATGTATTCTCATATGGTTTTGAGCTTTCATGGTACCGATGGG GAAATTTACCTACTTGGGTTATTTTCTTGCTAGAACAGGTCTATACTGCAG GACCCCTACCAATCTCACAAT ATTGGCATGTGGCAATCAGTGTATTAGGTGCTCCATTTGTGATTGcatttttgatatataaatggCGAAGGAGGCACTTATCCATGTACAATGATGTTGAGGAATTTCTGCAAAGCCAAAATAACCTCATGCCAATAAGGTACTCTTTctcagaaattaagaaaatgaccaaAGGTTTTAGGGAAAGATTGGGTGAAGGAGGATTTGGCACAGTATTTAAAGGAACACTTCGAAGTGGACGTCTTGTAGCAGTAAAGATGTTAAGCCAATCCAAAGCAAATGGGCAAGATTTTATCAATGAAGTTGCAACCATTGGAAGGATCCATCATGTGAATATAGTGCAActcattggtttttgtgttcatGGTTCAAAGCGTGCCCTTATATATGAGTTCATGCCCAACGGATCtctaaacaaacacattttttcatcagaGGCAAATATCCTCAACTACGAGAAAACATATGATATTGCTTTAGGAGTGGCTCGCGGGATTGAGTATTTACATCAAGGATGTgacatgcaaattttacattttgacattaagcctcacaacattcttcttgatgaaaatttgaaacccaaagtttcagattttggctTAGCAAAATTGTACCCGGTGGAAGATAGTATCGTTCCTTTGACTCGTGCAAGAGGAACGTTTGGATACATGGCTCCTGAAatgctttacaaaaatattggagGCGTTTCATACAAAGCTGATGTCTATAGCTTTGGAATGCTGTTGATGGAAATGGTGAGCAGAAGAAAGAACTTGCATGCATCTACAGAACATTTAAGCCAAATTTACTTCCCCACTTGGATATATGATCAATTCCATGATGGAAAGAATATAGAAATTGAAGATGCTACTGAAGATGAAAGAAAACTatgtaagaagatgatgatagttGCATTATGGTGCATACAATTGAAGCCTAGCGATCGTCCATCAATGATGAAAGTCATCAAAATGCTTGAAGGAGATGTTGAATGCTTACAAGTTCCTCTCAAGCCTCTCCAACCATCaccaaagagagagataaagggtGGTAGAGATAATTCAAATCAAGCTTCATCATCAATTTAA